GCGCCATGCCCAGAACGACCATGTCCTTGCGTTTGCCGCACTCCTGCATGGAGAGTCCCGTCGCGGCCTGCACGGCGGCCTGGACGTTGTAGAGCAGCTTGGTCCACCGCGCGCCGACGATGTTGTCCGTCAGCTTTGTCTGAATGCCGGCGTTGAGCGTCTCCGCGACGCGCCGCGTGACCGGCCCGTTGGGCTGGAACGACTGGCCGATGAGCAGCCGGCCCGCGCTGTGCCGGACGATGACGCCGGGCTCAAGGTACACCATGCCGAAGCGCACGATGCACCCGATGATGTTCTCCCGGCCCAGGATGTCGCCAGCGATGGCGTCGCCGCTGATGCCGTTCTGCATCATCACGGCGGGCACGCCGCGCGCGTACGGCAGCGATTCCCGGCAGGCCTCGGCCACGTCCTGGGCCTTGGTGGCGACGACGAGGATGTCGGGCGTGAAGGTGAGCCGTTCCGCGGCGGGAATGCGGAGGGCCACCTTGCGCCGCGCCTCCGGGCGGACGTCGTCCATAATCAGGCCGCGCTGATTGATGGCCGCTACGTGGGCTGGTCTCCCCACCAGCGTGACGTCAAGCCCCGCCTGGTGCAGCAACGCGCCCACGCCGCTGCCAATTGCGCCCGCGCCCACGATTACGATCTTCATCAGGGCTTCTCGCGTGCCATCGGCGGCTCGCCTACGACCCCGCGGCCTTCTTGAAGTCCTCCACCGACCTGGCGTGCGTCCCGTTCTTCAGCGCGATGGGCTTGGTGACGGACTTGGTGGTGGCGAACGTGGGAATGTAGATACCTTGCGCGGGGAGCAGCCCGCCCATGCACACGATGAGGAAGTCCTCTGGCCTCTGGACGAGCGTGAGCCGGTCAACCTTCTTCGGGTCCACCTGCCGCCGCTTCGCCATGCGCTCGATGACCCACGGCGCGAGCGTGTCGTAGGTGCGCGTGGTGACATCGAACATATATTGGCGTATCTGCGGCTTGTCGAAGCCGTCGCGGTGCAATATCTGCGCCGACTCCGGTGGGAACACGAGCATCGGCTCGCCGAAGCCCATCATCCAGATGTTGGTCCCCATGCCGTACGCCGATTCTCCCATGAAGTAGAGTATCTCTTCGCCCTCCGTCACGGGGCTGCCGCCGCACTCCGGCACGGTGATGACGTTGTGCGTGCCTGACGCGCCGTCCACGGTCACCGTGCTGCTCTCTTTGGGGAAGCCGCGTTCCACGTGGAACGGCTCCCAGGGGCTTTCCAGTTCGTTCTCGGCGGAGCAGAAGTTGTACTTGCCGGGAAAGCCGTGGGTGGCCCTGTCGGTGGTGCCTGGCGCTCCGCCGCCGACGTTCAGCAGCAGCAGGCGCGCGGCGCGGCCAATGGTGGCGTTGGCCCGCCAGCCCGGTCCGAGGCAGCCGGCGCCGGCGTTCATGCCGATCTCGCGGGAGATGGGGCCGTTCACGAGCACGAACGGCGTCACCGGATTGGTCGTCCCCTGAATGCCGTGCAGGTTGAATTCCTTCTCGCCCAGCGCCTGGGTCATCGCGACGACGACGGGGAAGTACTCCGGACGGCATCCCGCCATGACGGCGTTGATGGCCACCTTCTCGACAGTCGCGTCGGCGTAGGATGTCGCCAACTCGCAGAGCACGTCGTCGGGCTTGCGGTCGGTGTATTCCAGCATCCGCGCAATGCGCTCGTCGGTGGGCGGAATGATCGGCAGGCCGTCCGTCCAGCCCTTGTCGTAGAAGGACTCAAAGGTGGCCTCGACGTTCAGCTCCTGGTCGGCGGCCTCCACGCGGTGGGTGGCGGATGTGAGGCGTGCGTTCACGGTCATCAGGGACTCCTATTTGACTGGCTTTGTTTCGATGGGGTGCTGGAGCATCTGCGCTATCCTGTCCACCGTCCGCGGCGCGTCCTTCGAGTTCAGGGGCCAGGGGACCTCGATGATGGCGAGCTTCTCGATGCCCATGGTCCTGGCCGTGGAGCGTCCGAGTGCGGAGAAAGGCGCGGAGTTGAGGCTTATCACGGCCGCGCCAGCCTTCTCAAGGGATACGCCGTCGTGGATACACCACGTGGTGCAGGAGCCTCAGACGCCCATACCGTTGATGACCAGGTCCGCCCTGGACGCCAGCTCCTTGACGAGCTCGTCCGGCGCGCCCTGGCCGGTCATGGTGCGGAACTTCTCCCGGTGGAAGACCTGAGTAACGCCATAGCGCTCCTTGAGGACGCGCTCCATCTGGTTGTAGAAGTCCTGGATGCGGACACCCAATCCGGACCCGTCGTTGTTCAGGAATGCGACCGTCTTCCCCTTCAGGTTGGTGGGCAGCGGGTTGGTCTTGCGCTGCGCCTTGTGGGTCGGGGCCGTCGGGTCGCGGAACAGGGCGAAGTGGTTGGCCATAGTGCTCCCTCCTTGGTTGAGAAAGGTCAAAGGCCCGTGCGCCATCCCTCACGGGCGGCATGGCGCGCACGTTCCGACTATACGTGTCTGCGTTCGCTTCTGTCAAGAGCCGATACGTGCGGTCGGCGGCAAGATGTATCTGATTGACCTATCGGCTACAACGCCACAGTAAGAAGAGCGCCATTACTAAACCTAAACCCCACCAAATCCAAGTGTAGTTAGCTGCGTTTTGAGCCGGACGATAGAGATTATTGTTGGCTTGCTCACCTCGCGAGGATCCGGAAGGTTGAAAACTCGGAGCAGGCGTAGGGGAAGATCGGCCAAAGAAGGCTCCGTACGGGACAGCGCGAGGGTCGAACGGCTCGGTGGTGAGTCTTACAAACTGGATATTTCGTATTAGAAAACGCCTGAAGTCCTGCCTAAGGCGACAGTATGCATAGCAATAGCGGTCATTTATGTCTATGACTTCGATCTCTCTGTGGCTAAGCTCTTCATAGCCCTTACGTCTGGACTTATACGTTATGAATAGCACCTTGTGTTCACGCTTGGCCAGCGCGACGAGTTCATGAACACTGGGGGACTCCTGTACCACGCTTCCCCTCGACGTTTCTATGTCGGGAAACTCCAAGCCCTCGTAGGGCTTTCTCTCCCGTTCTGGAGAACGGGACTGTTGGCTAACGTGGGGAGGCGGAGACGACACTGCTGTACTGCAATCATGGATTGTCTCATAGCCTTCGAATGCCACCCACTGCCCTCCCGGCATGCGCCGCAAGTTAATAAAGCGGCCACATTTTTTGCATCTACGGCGATAGCTCATTTGTTACAGCAACCCAGCTTCCGATAGGAAACGACTCGGCTGTACATTTGCCTTGCAAACGTTATTGACGTAGGAAATCACGAGATTGGACGACGCCCGTGTCATAGCCACGTAGAACAGGCGCCGCTCATCCTCAAGAGGAGCTCTCCTATGGGGAATTATGCCCTCGTTGCATGTCATTAACACAACAGTGTGCCATTGTAGTCCTTTAGCCTTGAAGTACGTAAGCAATCTCACTCCGGCATCTTCATCTCTGCCTGCACCTGATGCTCGTGCTTTGTTTAATGCACCTTCCGTAGTTTTTACAAAATCACGTATATTGCCACTGAAGTTAGCCGCAAGTTCATAGATCTCTCCTAGTGGTACTTTATCCTCTAACACATCCTCTAGGCTCCCGATCATGCCTTGAAGCCCATTAAACCGCCGAGCTAATACATCTAAAGTATCCAGCAAGGAAGAGGCCTCAAGCATCTCGGTCAAAGCGGTGCCCAAATGACTCTGTCTCGCCTTTGGCAGAATACCGTAAAAGTCTTCGGACGAGATTGCGCCTAGAAAATTGGTGCGGTTGCCAAACAGTTGCTCAAGCCTATCCGCCTCGTGTCCACCGATATAGCGGAAATAGGAGCGGACAGCCAGCAGCGAATCACGCGCACTCGCCGCTTGTCCAGCAAGAAGAGCTAATTTGACCCTAAGCACACCGAGAAGACGCTCCAACAGTTCATTAGACAAAATGTTATCCTCATCCCTCACATGATAGGGCAAATTATTCATAATGAATTCAAATTGGATAGGAAGGCTTTGGGCATTAGTACGATATAAAACAGCAAAGTCCTTATGATTGAGTACTGGATTTGCCAATTTAACTTGCTTGATAAAGGATACTATGGTCTTAGCCTCAATACCCGCAGAAAGCGTGGCAATAATTTTGATATCGGAAGGCTCCTTCCTATATGGGAGTGGTTCTTTCGCAATTCTCTGTTTATTGTTGCGTATAAGTTTATCAGCATGCGCGATAACATTTGGGGGACATCGATAATTAACTTGCAATTCGTAAGAGGCCACTGGTCGTGCCTTTAGGTGCTTGTCCAAATTGATTATGAACTCAGGAGTACATCCACGGAAACCATAGATGGCCTGGTCATCGTCGCCAAAAACCAACAGGGATGCTCTCTCGGCAAGAGCCTTGATGAATTCGAAGTCGAGACGATTAATATCCTGAAATTCATCCACAATAATTTCCGAGAATTGGCTCTGCAAGGCGCTGAGCG
This genomic interval from Dehalococcoidia bacterium contains the following:
- a CDS encoding 2-dehydropantoate 2-reductase; this encodes MKIVIVGAGAIGSGVGALLHQAGLDVTLVGRPAHVAAINQRGLIMDDVRPEARRKVALRIPAAERLTFTPDILVVATKAQDVAEACRESLPYARGVPAVMMQNGISGDAIAGDILGRENIIGCIVRFGMVYLEPGVIVRHSAGRLLIGQSFQPNGPVTRRVAETLNAGIQTKLTDNIVGARWTKLLYNVQAAVQAATGLSMQECGKRKDMVVLGMALVQETARVAEAAGVRLAPVEGIPLEAVAALEKLPPMTQQPDIPKELSQLCVFIGGHSPMSSTLQSRKRGKSTEVDFLNGDVVKAARAAGTSAPLNEAIVRLIHTLEKTGGYVTPEELWSVLVGERPAALSG
- a CDS encoding ATP-dependent helicase, with product MQKRGEEGKSEAVSHIYTDLAFSLDIDVRDDVERELRRRLAETPIDTRDALKPFVPEADEFQQRVIEARETTIRVVAPAGSGKTQTVINRVLSRVRDGLNPERVLILTFDNAAGIALRQKAEEQLTKLAIRRQDLKITTLNAFGYGILRKYFPREFKPVIPAFRQRRLLREVKEALREKSTDRFASLPSNVADRFYIEFFSLLKNELFDPRSPGPQRLADFILKSPQATPFFNSSMNKGLVVKVLQALIWLYMAYERTLQRERLLDFDDQKLRPFLCLTGDAQTLSALQSQFSEIIVDEFQDINRLDFEFIKALAERASLLVFGDDDQAIYGFRGCTPEFIINLDKHLKARPVASYELQVNYRCPPNVIAHADKLIRNNKQRIAKEPLPYRKEPSDIKIIATLSAGIEAKTIVSFIKQVKLANPVLNHKDFAVLYRTNAQSLPIQFEFIMNNLPYHVRDEDNILSNELLERLLGVLRVKLALLAGQAASARDSLLAVRSYFRYIGGHEADRLEQLFGNRTNFLGAISSEDFYGILPKARQSHLGTALTEMLEASSLLDTLDVLARRFNGLQGMIGSLEDVLEDKVPLGEIYELAANFSGNIRDFVKTTEGALNKARASGAGRDEDAGVRLLTYFKAKGLQWHTVVLMTCNEGIIPHRRAPLEDERRLFYVAMTRASSNLVISYVNNVCKANVQPSRFLSEAGLL